The DNA segment GCCGCGCGCGGCGTCCGGACCGCGCCGGGCCTGGGGCGGAAGATGCGCGGGCGTGGGTGTGCCGCGTCGCGGCCCGTCTTTCGGAGGTCGCGTTCTGTGTTGCTCCACTGGACCAACTTAGGTCTGTTTATGTGCCGAATCGCCCATCAGACACGCCGAAGACATGTCCGCGGGGTCAGTCCGGCCGGACGGGGGACGCTCCCGCTAACAGCCCCGCGCGGACGCCGTAAACTGGTGGATCGGCCGGTGTCCCCTGGGGCCTGGCAGCCCTTGGCCCCACTCCTCTACGGGAAGTCGCAACGTGTCGCTCACGATCGGAATCGTCGGCCTGCCCAATGTCGGCAAGTCGACCCTGTTCAACGCCCTGACCAAGAACGACGTGCTGGCGGCCAACTACCCGTTCGCCACGATCGAGCCGAACGTCGGCGTGGTCGGCGTCCCCGACGGCCGCCTCGCGCAGCTCGCGTCGATCTTCTCGTCGGAGCGCATCCTCCCCGCGACGGTGGACTTCGTCGACATCGCGGGCATCGTGCGCGGCGCCTCCGAGGGTGAGGGCCTGGGCAACAAGTTCCTGGCGAACATCCGCGAGTCCGACGCGATCTGCCAGGTCATCCGTGCCTTCAAGGACGAGAACGTCGTGCACGTCGACGGCAAGGTCTCGCCGAAGGACGACATCGAGACGATCAACACCGAGCTGATCCTCGCCGACCTCCAGACCATCGAGAAGGTCCTGCCGCGCCTCCAGAAGGAGTCCCGGATCAAGAAGGACGTCGCGCCGAAGGTGAAGGCGGTCGAGGAGGCGAAGGAGATCCTGGAGCGGGGCGACACCCTGTCCTCGCAGGGCATCCTCCAGGGCTCGGAGCGGGCCGAGCTGCTGCACGACCTGCACCTGCTGACGACGAAGCCCTTCCTCTACGTCTTCAACGTGGACGAGGACGAGCTGACCGACGAGGACTTCAAGAACGCCCAGCGCGCCCTGGTCGCCCCGGCCGAGGCGATCTTCCTCAACGCCAAGCTGGAGGCGGACCTCGCGGAGCTGGACGAGGAGGACGCGATGGAGCTGCTGGAGTCCGTCGGCGCCGAGGAGCCCGGCCTCGCCACCCTCGCCCGCGTCGGCTTCAACACCCTCGGCCTCCAGACCTACCTCACGGCCGGCCCCAAGGAGTCCCGCGCCTGGACCATCCCCAAGGGCGCCACCGCCCCCGAGGCGGCCGGCGTCATCCACACCGACTTCCAGAAGGGCTTCATCAAGGCGGAGGTCATCTCCTTCGAGGACCTCGTCGAGACCGGCTCGGTCGCCGAGGCCCGCGCGAAGGGCAAGGCGCGCATGGAGGGCAAGGAGTATGTGATGCGGGACGGGGATGTGGTGGAGTTCCGGTTCAATGTTTAATTGAACATTCAATCAAATTCCCTGCACTGGAAAGGTGCGGGTCAAGAGGGGGCCATCAGTCCGAGATGGGCCCCTCTGGCGCCTCATTGCAGCCAAGTGGTGCGGTTTGGTGCTGGGTGCTGCCCCAGAGGGCCGGAAACGATCACCCCTCGGCACCTGTGGCCACCCCTGGGATGCTGTCCCGTGCTGACAATGCGATCTCGGTGCCTTCTCTGGAGGTAACTCGCGGCAGAGAGCGCAGGCTTGGCGCTCGAGGCGGGCGCGCCAGTCCGACCCTGCGCGGGCGGCAGGCGCGAGGCAGTGCTTCTTGGCTTGATCGGTTTATTCGCCAGAGCGGAGCCCTTGGTTGGGCATACGCTGAGAGGTCTTGTCACAGGTAGGGCCGGACGTGGCCTGGTCGAGGAGCGGCAGCGTATGAGTGGGCAGGCACGGCGTCGTGAGCAAGTTCCGGAGCAGCTGAAGGCAGCAGCCCGGAGGTCTCCCAACTTCGGGCGGCTCTACGCGATGCAGCCCCTGCTGGCGATCTACGGCGCACAGGCCGAGCAGTCCGTCTTCACCAACCCCAACGTCTCGTACGTCGCCTCCGGCCAGTTCGGCGAGGTGCTTGCCGAGGAGCTGGTGCAGCGGGCCGGCGTGCGAGTAGAGGGAACCCGGCAGATCGACCGGCTGGCCGGACTCCAGCGCGCTGGCCTGCTCCCCGGTCGAACTCGGGATGCCTTCGACACGCTACGCCGGGGGCGCAACGACGCCGCGCACAATCACCTCTTCGACACCAGTAAGGCCCTCAAGGCTGTCGAACTCTGCTTCCAGCTTGGCCAGTTCTTTTCCCGCGCGATCGACAACGTACGAGAGATCGATGCGTTCGTGCCGCCCCAGCTGCCCAGCGAGGTTGCGGGCGGATCTGCCGAGCTGACCGAGCTCCGCGAGGCGCTCGGTCGCTACCAGCGCACCCTCGCTGAGTCCCGAACCCGCCTCAGCGAGGTCGGTGACCGGCTGGAGGCCGAGCGGCGCGGTCGGGAGGAGGCCGAGAGGCTGACCGAGGCTGCTGAGCGGGCCCGTGCTGAGTCTGAGGCGGAGGTAGCCCGCCATCGAGACGAGATCGAGCGGCTCCGGTGCGCCCACCAGGACCATTACGACCAGGAGCGTCTCAAGCCCCGGCCGGTCAGCGTCAATGCGCGTGAGGCGATCGTCGCCCGCGCCCAGCGGCCCGAGCCGCTCAATGAGGTGCAGGCGCGTGTCCGGATCGACGAGATGCTCACCCGGGCTGGCTGGACGGTCCAGGACTACGGTTACCTCAATCCACTCGCCTCCCAGGGCGTCGCGGTCCGAGAGTTCAGCCTGGCCACCGGCCGTGCCGACTACGTGTTGTACGTCGACGGCGCGATCGTCGGTGTCATCGAGGCCAAGCGTGAGGGCACCCCCCTGGCCGGCGCCCTCGCGCAGAACGAGCGGTACGCGGGAGGTGTCCTCAAGGAACACTCCATGGCGGTCTGGCGCGAGAGGGAACCGTTCGCCTTTCGCTACGCCACCACTGGCGCCGAGACGCTCTTTCTCAACCTCCTCGACCCGCACGCGCGCTCCCGCTCGGTTTTCGCCTTCCACCGTCCGGAGACCTTCGCTGCCTGGATGAAGCGGGCCACCGAGCACCCGGACACCCCCACCTTCCGGGCCGCCCTGCGTACCGCGCTGCCGGCACTGGAGTCGCACGACCTGCGTACGGCGCAGGAAGAGGCGATCGTCGGCCTGGAGAGTTCACTTGCCCAGGACAAGCCGCGCGCACTGATCCAGATGGCCACCGGTGCCGGTAAGACCTATACAGCGGTCACCGAGTCGTACCGGCTGCTCAAGCATGCGCGTGCTCGCCGCATTCTCTTCCTCGTCGACCGCAACAACCTCGGCCGCCAGGCCAAGGCCGAGTTCGACCGCTACAAGACGCCGGACGAGAACCGCAAGTTCACCGATCTCTACAACGTCGACTCGCTTGGACGATCCGGTCTCCAGGAGACGTCCTCCGTCGTCGTCTCCACGATCCAGCGCATGTACGCGCTCCTCAAGGGCGAGCCGCTGGAGGACAGTGCTGAGGCGGAGGACCGCGAGGACACCTCTACTCTCGACGAGAACTACATGACCGACAGCCCGGTCACCGTTGAGTACAACCCTGCCGTCCCGATCGAGTCCTTCGACTTGATCGTCATCGACGAGTGCCACCGCTCCATCTATGGCCTGTGGCGCGGCGTCCTGGACTACTTCGACGCCCACCTGGTCGGCCTCACTGCCACCCCTACCCGGCAGACCAAGGGTTTCTTCGACGGCAACATGGTCTCCGAGTACACCTACGAACAAGCCGTCGCTGACGGCGTCAACGTCGACTTCGACGTGGTCACCATGGACTCCTCCATACGGGAGGACGGCGGCGCCAAGATCGATAAGGGGACGACGGTCCGTATCCGCGACCGCAAGACCCGCGCCCAGCGTTACGAGGAACTGGATGAGGACTTCGTGTACACGGTCGGCCAGATCGGCCGCACGGTGATCGCCGAGGACGAGATCCGGGCCGTCCTCACCGCGTACAAGAACAACTGGCAGCGCTGGTTCCCGGGCCGGACCGAACTGCCCAAGACGCTGGTCTTCGCGGCGAGCGATGACCACGCGGACGAAGTCCTCAAGCAGGTCAAGGAAGTCTTCGGGCGCGGAGACGCCTTCGCCAAGAAGATCACCTACCGCTCCCGGGACAAGGGCGACGACCCCGAGCAGCTCGTCAACGACCTGCGGAACTCGCCGTTGCTGCGGGTCGCCGTCACGGTCGACATGATCGCCACGGGTACGGACATCAAGGCCCTGGAGTGCGTGATCTTCTTGCGGGCCGTTCGCAGCCCTGTCCTCTTCGAACAGATGAAGGGACGCGGCGCCCGCACGATCGACGCCGACGACCTGAAGGCGGTCACCCCAGACCCGGCCGCCGACCTGGCTAAGGATCGTTTCGTCCTGGTCGACGCGGTGGGCGTCACCGCATCGCCGCTGGTCGACACCCGCCCGATGCTGCCGCCGGACAGCGGTAGTCTCAGCCTGACCAAGCTGATGGACAAGGCGGGCAGCCGCTCGCTGACGGCCGAGCAGGCCGAGACGCTTGGGCGCCGGCTGGCCCGGCTTGACCGCAAGCTCACGAAAGAAGAGCGGGAGCGGATTGAGCAGGCATCGGGTGGGGTGCCACTGGCGGACATCGTCCGGCAGATCACCGATGCGGTGGACGTCGACACTCAGGACCGGGCGTACCGGGAAGGCGGCGCGGACCGAGCACGGCGCCTGGTCCATAACTCGGTTGAGACCCTGACCACACACCCGGAACTGCGGAAGCTGATCATTGGCATCAAACAACAGCACGACCTCACCTACGACGCGACGACCGAGGTCACGCTGAAGGTTAATGAGGTCCCGAGGGAGGAGCGTGCAGTGAAGGAGCTGGCTGAATGGCGCCAGCTCCTGGAGAGCCGCAAGCACGACGAGGCGGCGGCGGAAGCAATCGCTCTCCAGGTGATCCTCGGTAGCGGCTCGCGGGTGCGGCCGCAGGAGGCGCGGGCCCACCTGAAGGAACTGATGGCGGCCATCAAGGCCACTAGGCGGAACTGGACCCCGAAGGTCATCTGGGACCACTACGAGCTGGTCGGCGAGGCGGCCGAGTCGCTGACGAAGTCGGCTGGCCTGGGTGACCTCATGAACCTGGTCCGCTACACGCTCGGCGCGGACAACCAGCTTCGCCCGTATCGTACGGTGGTCGAGGAGCGCTTCGAAGGCTGGCTGCTGAGGCAGAGCCAGGCGGGTGCGGAGTTCACTGATAACCAGCTGTGGTGGCTGCACCGGATCAAGGATGCGATCGTGGTCGACCTGGGTATGGAGCGCGAGGACTTCGGCCACATGCCGTTCTCCGAGAAGGGCGGAGGCCCAGGCTTTGCGAACGCCTTCGGCGGCAGGAACCAGGCCTTGGGACTGTTGGAAGAGCTGAATCGGGAATTGGCCTAGGTGCCATTTGAGGGACTGTGAGGGAAAGTGGCGCTTACCGTTAGCCCCGCTGAGATTGTGCTAATGGCGGAGAAAGGAGGCAAGCCGGGGCTACTTGCAAAGCATTCATCATGGGATCGCGTGAGATGCGGCGATGTTGTGGAGATCGTCAATGGATTTCCGTTTCGCTCAAGTGGATTCAACGTAGACCGTCGAGGCACTCCTGTCATCCGGATTCGCGATCTCCTTCCAGGTGCAACTAATACGTTCTTCGATGGGGATTTCGACCCTGCCTTTATGGTCTCGCGCGGAGATCTATTGGTGGGGATGGACGGCGATTTTAGAGTGGCGCGGTGGGAAGGTGAAGGGGCCCTTCTGAATCAGCGCGTCTGCAAGCTAGTGGTTCGAGAGGAAGAGCTCTTCGACGAGCGCTTCTTGATGTATGCTTTGCAGGGTTATTTGAAGGCGATTCAAGATCGCACGTCAGCCGTTACCGTGAAGCACCTTTCATCTCGTACGATTCAGGAAATCCCTCTTCCGCTCCCTCCTCTGGCCGAACAGCACCGGATTGTCGAGGCCCTCGAAGAGCAGCTCTCTCGACTCGACGCGGCAGAGGCGCAGATTTCTTCAGTGCTTCGGCGTAGCGCAGGACTGGAAAAGAAGTGGCTGGATGCCCTGGCGGTTGGCCGGAGCGTGAGGCGAACCGGAACGGAAGACCTCGATTCCCTGGAGGAATCAAAAACCGGACGCTTCGATGATGAGAATCTTGCTGAGCTTCCGCATGGGTGGAAGTGGCGTCGAGCGTCCGCTGTGTGCGAACAGATTGTGAGTGGCTCAACCCCAAAGCCTCACCTTATGTCGCCAGGTGGCGGAGATATCCCTTTCTTGAAGGTGTACAATATCTCGCGGCGTGGATCGGTTGACTTCTCTATCGATCCAACCTTCGTAGGGGTCGAGACGCATAATGGTCTACTTAAGCGCTCCAGGGTAATCCCTGGCGATGTTCTGACGAATATCGTCGGCCCCCCCCTGGGGAAGACGGCAATGGTTCCTGACGTATTCCCCGAGTGGAATATTAATCAGGCGATTGTGTCGTTCCGTGCCGGCCCTGATCTGACGCCGCGATGGCTAACTCTCGTTCTGTCGTCTCCTTACATTTTGGGCATGCTTAAGCGGACTTCGAAGGCCACGGCCGG comes from the Streptomyces seoulensis genome and includes:
- a CDS encoding restriction endonuclease subunit S, with the translated sequence MAEKGGKPGLLAKHSSWDRVRCGDVVEIVNGFPFRSSGFNVDRRGTPVIRIRDLLPGATNTFFDGDFDPAFMVSRGDLLVGMDGDFRVARWEGEGALLNQRVCKLVVREEELFDERFLMYALQGYLKAIQDRTSAVTVKHLSSRTIQEIPLPLPPLAEQHRIVEALEEQLSRLDAAEAQISSVLRRSAGLEKKWLDALAVGRSVRRTGTEDLDSLEESKTGRFDDENLAELPHGWKWRRASAVCEQIVSGSTPKPHLMSPGGGDIPFLKVYNISRRGSVDFSIDPTFVGVETHNGLLKRSRVIPGDVLTNIVGPPLGKTAMVPDVFPEWNINQAIVSFRAGPDLTPRWLTLVLSSPYILGMLKRTSKATAGQFNIAVSTCRDLPIPCPPIDEQEKLNEAVEQWLTLSENVRGAVANSGVRATGLRTALLRRAFAGGLVPQDPADEPAATLLARIVAKREAAKPVRKATKRAARPRKATAAAAAMKAPPAPTSAPTNSVQQELFDQ
- a CDS encoding DEAD/DEAH box helicase family protein; translated protein: MSGQARRREQVPEQLKAAARRSPNFGRLYAMQPLLAIYGAQAEQSVFTNPNVSYVASGQFGEVLAEELVQRAGVRVEGTRQIDRLAGLQRAGLLPGRTRDAFDTLRRGRNDAAHNHLFDTSKALKAVELCFQLGQFFSRAIDNVREIDAFVPPQLPSEVAGGSAELTELREALGRYQRTLAESRTRLSEVGDRLEAERRGREEAERLTEAAERARAESEAEVARHRDEIERLRCAHQDHYDQERLKPRPVSVNAREAIVARAQRPEPLNEVQARVRIDEMLTRAGWTVQDYGYLNPLASQGVAVREFSLATGRADYVLYVDGAIVGVIEAKREGTPLAGALAQNERYAGGVLKEHSMAVWREREPFAFRYATTGAETLFLNLLDPHARSRSVFAFHRPETFAAWMKRATEHPDTPTFRAALRTALPALESHDLRTAQEEAIVGLESSLAQDKPRALIQMATGAGKTYTAVTESYRLLKHARARRILFLVDRNNLGRQAKAEFDRYKTPDENRKFTDLYNVDSLGRSGLQETSSVVVSTIQRMYALLKGEPLEDSAEAEDREDTSTLDENYMTDSPVTVEYNPAVPIESFDLIVIDECHRSIYGLWRGVLDYFDAHLVGLTATPTRQTKGFFDGNMVSEYTYEQAVADGVNVDFDVVTMDSSIREDGGAKIDKGTTVRIRDRKTRAQRYEELDEDFVYTVGQIGRTVIAEDEIRAVLTAYKNNWQRWFPGRTELPKTLVFAASDDHADEVLKQVKEVFGRGDAFAKKITYRSRDKGDDPEQLVNDLRNSPLLRVAVTVDMIATGTDIKALECVIFLRAVRSPVLFEQMKGRGARTIDADDLKAVTPDPAADLAKDRFVLVDAVGVTASPLVDTRPMLPPDSGSLSLTKLMDKAGSRSLTAEQAETLGRRLARLDRKLTKEERERIEQASGGVPLADIVRQITDAVDVDTQDRAYREGGADRARRLVHNSVETLTTHPELRKLIIGIKQQHDLTYDATTEVTLKVNEVPREERAVKELAEWRQLLESRKHDEAAAEAIALQVILGSGSRVRPQEARAHLKELMAAIKATRRNWTPKVIWDHYELVGEAAESLTKSAGLGDLMNLVRYTLGADNQLRPYRTVVEERFEGWLLRQSQAGAEFTDNQLWWLHRIKDAIVVDLGMEREDFGHMPFSEKGGGPGFANAFGGRNQALGLLEELNRELA
- the ychF gene encoding redox-regulated ATPase YchF, which translates into the protein MSLTIGIVGLPNVGKSTLFNALTKNDVLAANYPFATIEPNVGVVGVPDGRLAQLASIFSSERILPATVDFVDIAGIVRGASEGEGLGNKFLANIRESDAICQVIRAFKDENVVHVDGKVSPKDDIETINTELILADLQTIEKVLPRLQKESRIKKDVAPKVKAVEEAKEILERGDTLSSQGILQGSERAELLHDLHLLTTKPFLYVFNVDEDELTDEDFKNAQRALVAPAEAIFLNAKLEADLAELDEEDAMELLESVGAEEPGLATLARVGFNTLGLQTYLTAGPKESRAWTIPKGATAPEAAGVIHTDFQKGFIKAEVISFEDLVETGSVAEARAKGKARMEGKEYVMRDGDVVEFRFNV